The nucleotide window GTGGGCAGTGCCCTTGGGGGACGTACGCCTGTACCCCTATGCCTGTACGTGTACGGATCTTCGGCCCAGCCCTGTGCCACGCACACGCGTTCCAGGGTAAACGGTACCTCCCAGGCTTGGGCCTCTGAGAGCTTCCCGGGGACGGTCCTCAGCCTGGTGTTTATTGTTAACCCCCCCTTGCTGCACTTTGTAGCGTCTGCAGTGTGAATCTTCAATCTTCACGAACACTCAAAGTCTGTTATGCCGAGAGTCTTCCGTCCAGTGTTGATTTTGTCCCCGCACACGCACACGTTTTACTTCCTCACTGCGtgctggtggggcgcctgggtggctcagtcggttaagcgtccgacttcggctcaggtcatgatctcgcggttcacgagttccagccccgcgtccggctctgtgccgaccgctcggagcctggagccgcttcggattctgtgtctccctctctctgcccctcccccactcacgctgtctctctctgttttaataaacattaaaaaaaatttttttaaagagtgggaTTAGTGATGGCAAATTTGCACAAAAGAATGCCACGCAGTCACGAGAATGAAAGAACAACTGATGAGCAACCACGGGAACGAATTTCACAAACACATTGTTGAACAAAAGAAATCAGACGGGAAAGAGTACGGATGCTGCAACTTTATACAAAGTACGGGAACAGGCAAAACGAATCCATGGTGCCATAGGTCGCAACAGTGGTTACCCTTTGGAGGAGGGTACTGACCGGGAGGGGTCATGAGAGACTTCCGGGGGACTGGTCATTTTCCATGGtgattgtttttcccttttatctgGGTGCTGATTAGATATGAGTGCGTCCAGCCTGAGAAAGCCATCAGGTTGTACCCTGGTAACAATCCACTTTTCTATATGTAACTTGTACTTCGAGACATGAAGATTAAAAGAGGATTGGCCACAGTTAAGCCACATGGACCTTCAGAGTGAAGTTACTTAGTATCTAATACAATTTAGGAAAAGGACCCCTTTGCCAATATCGttgtcaaatgaaaacaaatccagACTTAAGTAAGTGGAAACTATTCAAGAGTATTGCATGGGGAGACCACTTTGACCACAAGATCTGCAAGTGTCTCAAATGTCAGACAGAAAGAAATTTTCTCTGGTGTGAGAAGTGTTCAAGCTAGAAAGAACCAGGGGTGGTGATGTGGTCAAACCTTGGagcaaaaaaccaaccaaccaaccaaccaaccaaccaaccaaacgaAACCCTTGGAGCAGAAAGTATCTCTCCTTCAGGTTGGCTGAAGGGGTGTTCCCCAATACTAgaaattctctttgattttttctgACCTCTAGCCCTCTGCATTAAGGTtgggcgtggggtgggggagatgggccgTAAACGCCTGGTGCATACCGTCCAGACGCATCATTGATTCTCCCGGGGGAAGGCAAACAGGTGTTGGGAATCCCTCTATGAGGCGGGAGCAGGAGTCAGTAACAGTGACGTAACGGGTCTCGGGGAGGACTGAAGGCAGGGTGGCATGAGGGGTTGAAACTCGAGGGAATCTggcctttatttgtttatttatggcCCACACATCTTGGACTCGTATACATCTTTCTTCCcattaaggttttgtttttgtttttgtttttttaatgtctgagagacagagacagaatgtgagcaggggaggggcagagagcgagggagacacagaatccgaagcaggctccaggctccgagctgtcggcacagagcccgacgcggggctcaaactcgtgaaccgtgagatcatgacctgagccgaagttggacgctcaaccgaccgagccactcaggcgcccctcccattaggctttaaaaaaattaatcggCTTTAGTTTTTAGAGCAGtcttagatttacagaaaataattgaGTAGgcagtacagagagttcccaacACATCTCTGCTCCCCCATCTTGTGTGTAGTTTTCCTATTAATGTTACACATTATTAACAATAATACATAATGTACCTTGCAGTGATattgtacatttgttacaatcattGACCTGATCCTGATACAGTAACTAAACTAAAGCGACTATCGTACCTAATATAAGAATTGACGAAAGTCCATAGCTTACGTTAAAGCTGACTCTTGGTGTTACAGTTATAAGGTTTTGACAAGGGTGTGATGACGTGTATTCCTCGACGGTATCCTACAGATTGGTCTCACTGACCTAAACTCCCCCTATTcatcctgcctgcctcccccacaGCCTCTTTGGCAACCACCCATCTTCTGTCTCTGCGATTTGGCTTCTTCCAgagtgtcatatagttggaattatgTGGTGTGCtgcccttttaatttttatttatttatttatttttgggggtaggtgaagaagggcagggggagagagagagagagagaatcccaggcaggctctgcactgtcagacaGGTCAATTTTAGATGGAAGGCTGTGGAAATAGAATCTGAAGTCTTTCCTATGATCTCTCCAGCTCTGTGATAGGTCCCAGTGTATTTCAGTTTAACTGTACATCTTTatgaattttgtaaattttgagaaatttgaGAAACTGTACTAATTGTTAAAGGTCTGAAAGCCCTGACAATAGGACCTAAAACTCCCCTAAATAGTGCAGAACATCCCTGCCTTCAGTATAGTCTCATTTCGGACCTGCCCCTTCACAAAGCCACCACACGACAGCCATTGCAATTGATGACTTCAGACGGGTCCACATGTGCCCGGTATTGGTCTCCTTTGGCTTCAGTCGCAAGCCCTGCTTCCTCTTTAAATCGCGGGGTTTCCTGGTGTGTAATAATGACCTTTACCATTTGCCgaatgcttctttaaaaaaaaaacttttttgagagagagagagagagcgagtgagcacacgcagcggaggggcagagagatagggagagagaatcccaaccagactccgtactcagtgcagaccccgaggtggggctcgatctcacaacggtgagatcacgaccagggctgaaaccaagagttggacgcttagccagctgagcccccccaggtgcccctttgttgaATGCATCTTAAACATTACATATTGTGTTAAGAGCAGTTTCCACAGTAACCCTTTCAGTGTCCAAGCAGCTTTATGATGTCGgtgtgattgtttttatttcGTAGCTGAGGACGCGGAGACTCTGAGAAGCTCGGTAACGTGTCATGGGTCGCACGGTCACAAGTTAGAGGCGGGGCCGGAATTGGACTCGAGCGTGTCTGGCTCAAAAGCTTGTGCCCTTAACCACCACTCCAGCTTCCCCCCTCATCTCGCACCCTGAGGTTCTTCCCTTGAGATGGTCTCAAATCTTTAGGTGTCACTCAAAGCAGATGGCCTCGTCTGGACATGATTTAACCCTGTTTAACGTGGAGGACTTTCCCGTTGCCTAAAGATGTTGCGGCGGTGAGGATGGAGATTCCCAAAGTCCCCCTGACAAGTTTAACGTTAAgtttttgattcatattttctaACTGGAGGTAACGGGTAGCTGTAGGTTTTCCCCCAAAGGGGATATTTGCTGAAGGCGTAGTACCATGGTGGTCTCTTGGCAGGCATACCCGTGCTCCTGTGCCGTAGAGAAAAAATTCTGTATTCTTTCCACAGATAGATACACGTGTCTATAGATCTATATCTGTAGAGTAGATCTCTATCTATCCATATATCTTTAACTGTATATGTGTTTAACGATCTTCCCCACGATTCCTCTCCCTGAGAAAGAAATTCACAGAGAAATCCACACAGAAATTTAGTGTACTATTTGGCACACGGGCCATCATCAGAGACTTACTGGCCAAGTGGAGTTGAAGTGTCTTAGCATCGAGCCCGGCACCTCCACGCGTCTCTGCTGACCTCTTGGCTTTATTTTGGGCCATCGATGGGAAGTACAAAACAGCACGGGGGTCCAGTCCCAAAACGTCACCGTCATAGGCTCACATGCTGGATTCCCGTCCAGTGGTGGAGATCGCGTGGCGTGGAAATGACGTGGCAGGGAAATACCCTGATACCTTTGGTCATCACTAGGGACACAAACGGAGACGGGGTAATGTCTGGGGAGACAGCGCCCTAAGATCTCTTCTTCCACCCAGATACCCTCTTTGGTTgccaggctctctgctttcacaGTCGGGTACGAACCTTGCTGTCAGAAACCAGGTGCTGAGGTGATTTGGACGCCACCGTTCGTTCAGACTCACAGTCAATTTCTCGCTTTGGCGCCAGTGGTCCCAGGTCACTGACTGTCGTCGAGAAGCGCACCATCGTGGAGTCACGGAAGTACGGTGCTTTTCCATTGCGGGGAGGGGAGCTTGGACTAGACTGCTCTTCTCAAAGACGGCTGCTACGTCTCCCAGAGCCGCGGCCTTCGTGGTCACGTGGTACAAGCCCCGAAAGACAACCAGTGAGCGCTTAACCAAGCGCTTTGTTGCCGGACCCTCGCTAGCCCCCCACTCCACCTCGATTTTTCCACCGCACGTAGAGCTTACTAAAGACGTCAGTTCAAAAATGGTTCCATtatggggtgggtgggtggctcagtcagttgagtgtctgactcttgatttcagctcaggtcatgatcccagggttgtgagatcgagccccacgttgagctccacactgagcgttgagcctgcttaagattctgtctctctctctctcaaatgaaatgGCTCTATTATCAACCACCCCATTCTGGTCAATATTAAAAGAAGACTGATAGAACAAGTCACTAGTATTCCGTGGAGTTTGGCGTTTTGGAGGgaactatttcctttcttctcaccaACATGAGAGGCAGGGTGGCGTTGTCTCTAAGGCCAGGGTGAGAGTCGGGTGCGAGAGAAGCTCTTGTAAAGATGTCTGCTATAAAGGGAATGTTCTGGATAAATTCCTCTTGTGCCTCTAGACCCACTTTgtagtggttttgtttgttcaatttgttttttgtttttgtttttgagagagggagtgcgcacaaaaaaaaaaaaaaaaaggaaaggggcagagagggagagagagaatcccaagcaggctccatgctgtcagcgcagggccccacttggggctcaatctcacgaccctgggatcgtgatctgagccgaaatcaagagtcttacactcaaccgactgagcccccgggcGCCTCTCATTTTGTGTTCTGTCTTCCCTGGGAGGATGGTCTTGTGGGTTATGTCAACGGGCTCGCATGCCCCCTGGTCTCTAGGGGGTTTGTCCGAGGCAGCACCCCAGTGGGAGGTCACGGGGATGGACTAAAGTGAGGTCGGTATGTTTATTCCCCTGGGTCCCTCCCCTAAAAGTTCCTTTAGGCTGTGTGACCTGAAAAAACCAAAGGAGTGTGACCACTCCTTTCAAGGAAGCCTTCCCTAGAAAGCTTTCTCTTTCTGGGCTTTAGTCCCCTTTTCCTCGGGCTTATGGGTGGTGACAGCTTACAGGGCCGATGGGCTCAGGATCCTGTACTGTTCCTCTGGTTGTGTCACACCCTACCCTTCCTTCGCCAGCTGTCCCTTTGTTAATAAGCTGTCCTCCACTTACCCGAATTTAAATGTGTCCTCTGTCTTCTGTTGGGTGCTTGGCTGATGCGAGGGAGACCAGCAGAATGAGAATCTCCTGGTGCCGTCGCTGGCGTGGAGGAGAGCAAAATAAAAGTTCGCGTAAGTTTCTGACTGCCCAGGGGCCCAGGGCGTTGCCATTTTAAGTTGTCCTTCTCCATTTTGGGGAAGAACAGGGAGCGATTTGTCTTCTGAATTTGgaggcatatttaaaaaaaatttttttaatgtttatttttgagagagagagagagagagcgcgcgctcgagcaggggaggggcagagagagagagggagacacagaatccgaagcagctgcaggctctgagctgtcagcacagagcccgacgcggggctcgaacccacacaccgtgagatcgtgacctgaaccgaagtcggatgctcaaccaactgagccacccaggcgcccctggaggcatattttaagagagaaacccGTGTTTGCTATTGGTCTGGAGGCCTTGGGATTGGAGGGATCTTACTGGAGCCTTTCGGATCTAGTAAAGAGTTCCCGGGAGGCCTGAAAGAATCTTAATATATTTGAACCTGGGGGAAGATGGGGCCGTTGCCAACTCCTCTGTCCTGAAAGGGTACCGCGGAGGGCATCAGAGCCCCATGGCCCCACATGAAGGGCAGAAGCCCGGGGACCACGGGTTTCTCTTCCAGGCCAAACGGTGGCACATGTAGCTGAAAACGGCGTCGGGACATTGCACTGAGGAAAGCTGGCTGCTGTCCTAGGAGTTCTTTCGACAGCACCAGCCGGCAGCTGAGCACTGCTCCAAGAGCCAAGCGCTGGGCCTGCAGACCATCCTACCCGCACGAGCAACAGGTAGTGGGAGGCACAGGAGCCTCTGACGAGCGAGCGGCTTCCCCGGAATTTCCTCATTCCGTCCCGGCCCCCGCCGGAGGATGGAGGAGAACCCAGAGTCCAGAGGCAGGGTGAGTGATACCGCAGGTGAGTTTTGAGTGATTATACGTGGCGTGTAGATTGTGctcggggcgggggcggggggcaactGGGATGTGACCTGTAGGGATCTGGAAGCCGAGCTGGCGGAGGGAACACGTTGCCAGA belongs to Acinonyx jubatus isolate Ajub_Pintada_27869175 chromosome E1, VMU_Ajub_asm_v1.0, whole genome shotgun sequence and includes:
- the LOC106972475 gene encoding uncharacterized protein LOC106972475, whose amino-acid sequence is MEKDNLKWQRPGPLGSQKLTRTFILLSSTPATAPGDSHSAGLPRISQAPNRRQRTHLNSVSSTCGGKIEVEWGASEGPATKRLVKRSLVVFRGLYHVTTKAAALGDVAAVFEKSSLVQAPLPAMEKHRTSVTPRWCASRRQSVTWDHWRQSEKLTVSLNERWRPNHLSTWFLTASDDQRYQGISLPRHFHATRSPPLDGNPACEPMTVTFWDWTPVLFCTSHRWPKIKPRGQQRRVEVPGSMLRHFNSTWPEHGYACQETTMVLRLQQISPLGENLQLPVTSS